The segment TTTAACCAACTAAATAATTCACCAACACTAATATTCAACCCTTAAGCAAAAGAGGGAACAGGAATAATATTACCTTTGTCTTCAAAAACAGCAAAAGTGGGATCTTTCAAATAAACAAATACCAAAATATCTGGTACGATTGATTTATTCCCAAACGTATAACGTAATTTAGAATAAGCGCGGGCAATGTGTTGAGGCTTAACAATTACATTGATAGCACTACCAAGATCAAGGTGTAGAGTATTGTGTTGTGCTTGGGGTATCACTTTTTGGCTAATTTTACCATCGACAAACTCATTGGCTGGTTTGGTTTCAGGTAATTGGAGAAACTTCTCAAGCGTTATGGTTTTAATAAGATTTTGAACCATAATCTTAATTAATAGTTCGTCAAAATGTAAAGGCCCGGAGTCTAAGCCTATCACAAGCATCCCGTATTGCTGCTACCTTCCAGTCCTGACAAGATTTGGGCGTTGTAATCGCATAGGTCCGAGCCAATTACTAGGATAACACAGAACTGAGGCACTCACTCTTGATCGTTGTTCATAATTTGAGGTACGCGGAAAAAGTCGCCCTCTTGTTCTGGGGCACTTTTAAGCAATGATTCGCGATCGCCATAGGTTTCTGTGCGATCGCTGCGGGTAATATTGCTCAATTCGATCGCGCGTGTCATTGGGGGGACATTTTCGGTGTCAAGTTCGCTTAACTGATCGAAATATTGCAAAATGCTATTTAATTGGGGGGCAAACGCTTCTTCTTCGGCTGGTGTAATCTCCAGTCGGGCTAAATGGGCGATTTTTTCAACTTGTTGGCGATTAATCATCGATGGTTTCTCACTCTGATTTAAAAGAAGACATCCATTTCAGAACGTCCAGTCACCTTGAGCCAATTTTGGGCTTCAATATAGTTATTGGGGGCTAAACGGATGGCTTGTTTCCAATATTCGGCTGCTTTATCATACAAGGCTTCGGCTTCTTCTTCTCGCCCTTCTTCTCTGGCTTTTTCTCCTTGATAATGATAGATCACTGCAATGTTATTCAAGGCTGAGGGCATCCGAGGATTAAGATCAACGGATTGATTGTAGTATTCGAGGGCTTTCTCTTGATCGCCGTTGCTGGCGTGAATAATGCCAATGTTGTAGAGGATATAGCTGCGATCGTTGGGATCTTCTTCTAATTTTAGGGCTTCATAGTAATTATCCAAGGCTTCGGCGTATTCTCCGTCTGCCTGAGCGGACATTCCATCACGGTAGTAAACAAAGGCTTCTTTGGCTTTTTGGTTGGCGGGCAGAATTTTTAGGATAATATCTGCCATGACGGTAAAGGTTTTATCGATAAAGTTATCATTACGCTGAGTTCTGGGCATAGGGTTAACAAGAGCAACGGTGCTAATGATGAGGTCTTGTAGTTGATCCTACCAAAGATCGCCCTAGAAAATAGACTGTTCATCATTTTAGAATTTTTCTCCACTTAGAATAAAGCTCGGATCAACCGCCGCAAAGACTTGGTGAAATCCTCTGGTTTCTAGGCGGTTCACCCCGGCTTGAACTACCTCCATATTCCGCGCTTGTAGCTCCGCTAAGCCCTCTGAAATCAGATAAAGGCTTTCTAAGGTACTCGCTGTGGCTACAAGGCGACCCTCGGGCTTTAAAAATCGCCACGCTTCGGTTACGATGTCTTTAATGGGGCGACCTCCTTCGATACAGATGCGATCGGGTAAGGGTTGCAGTTGCTCGAAGCAGTCGGGGGCACTTCCTTCAAAAATCGTTACATTTTTCACCCCAAAGCGATCGCAGTTATGACGAATTAACTTGACGACATCTTCATCCCGTTCAACGGCGATAATCGTGCTTTCTGGGCATAATAAGCCCATTTCTACGGGAATTGTCCCTGTTCCTGCTCCAATATCCCAGAGGACTGAATTAACCTTTGGTCGCAAGGCAGAAATGAGCAAAAGACGGACTTCTCGCTTACTTAGGGGGATACCGGGGAAGCGTTCAAAGAGCTCGTCGGGAATACCTGGGGTTTTGTACGGCCACAGCATAATGGATTGGTTATCTAAGATTCTTTTCTATTGTCTCTTAGTTAGACAAGGAAATCTCTCCATAATTGATTTAGATCAGTTCCCGCAGTACAAATCCTAAATTTATCTCTTAATCTTTGGGTTTGTTCTGTTGAAAAATAATTTTTCCAGTCTCCTATTTTACCGTGACGAATAAATGGGGGCATATTTTTAGGTCTTTGGCTTGACCATCTTTGTTGAGCTTGACTCATGCTTTCAAAACTACTATATTTCATGACTTTATGCAATATTTCTGGATTTTGAATGTCTTTATAACAGTCAGATCCTAGAAATTTAGCAATTTTAATAATCGCTTTATCAAGATTTTCTTTCATGGCTTCATAGGTTAAAAATAAAACATTATCATTATCTTTATGTTGATACCAAGGAACTAAGTTTTCAAAATAATCTCCAAAGTCTACTTCTCCTCTAATAAAACATTCAAAGAAATCATCAAAAGTCCCTTCGGCAAAGTCATAATGTTTGATAAATCCTCTTGTATGATGATAAAAAGAAACAACACAGTCAAAGGGATTTCGGGCAACATAAATATATTTTGCTTGGGGGTGATAAGGGGTTAAATGATAAGGTAAATGGGTTTTTATAATTCTTGGTTGAGGTAAATTCATAATCATTTCTTGACCCACTTCTTCTAAATGGGGACTAACATCACCTATTTTTTGAGAGTCTAATAATGGTTCTCCTTGATGATGAATTAACCAGACAATATATTGTGTCCAAGTTGTCCCGCACTTCGGATAGGTAGCAATGAAAATATCCGAAGGTTGCGCTTGATAGTTGAGTCCACAAATAAAGCCTTCTGGCGGAAATCCCAGAGGCATCCTGAATCCATTATGAAGATAATAACTCGGTTTTTGGGAAGGCATTTTTCTTGACGGTTGATTGAGATTTGTATTAAATTCTAACAAATTGTTTCGAGATTGTTATCTATTTTAGCAAAAATTAAGCTAGAATAATTAATAGAGAAAATTAGGAGATACTCCTATGATGACCATCGGTGAGTATTTATTTCAACGCTTAAAAGAGCTAGGGGTTGATCATGTTTTTGGAGTGCCGGGGGACTATGTTCTTGGGTTAATGGATGTGTTGATTAAAAGTCCCCTAGAATTAATCTGTACCTGTAATGAACTCAACGCCGGATATGCGGCAGATGCCTACGCAAGAATTAGAGGATTAGGCGTTGTTTGTATTACCTATGGAGTTGGGGGGTTTAGTTTAGTTAATGCCGTCGTTGGAGCCTATGCAGAGAGAGTTCCCTTAGTCGTTATTAGTGGTGCTCCTAATAGTGCAGTCCGAAAAAATCATCTCCTTTTGCACCATACAACAGGAGATTATAATCTCCAATTATCCATCATGGAAAAGGTGACAGTTGCTTCTGTTATTTTAACTCAAGCGAGTCAAGCAGCCAAGCAAATTGATGAAGTTTTATCCGCCTGTCTTCATTATAAACGACCCGTCTACATTGAAATTCCTTTAGATGTTGTGAATCAACCCTGCACTTTTTCGGAGTCTTCCCTCAATGCGATTCCTCAATTAACGGAATTAACCGATAATGACGCATTAAAAGAAGCCATCACAGAAGCCTCTGAATTACTCAAAAAAGCTCAAAATCCGATTATTTTAGCTGGCGTTGAAATTGATCGATTTCAACTAAAAGAGCCCCTAATAAAACTCCTTGAAACAACAGGTTATCCTATCGCTACTACTATTTTAGGCAAGTCTTGTCTTCCTGAAGTTCATCCGCAATTTATTGGTAATTATGTAGGCGCACTTAGCCGAGATTATGTTCGTCAAAGAGTAGAAAACGCTGATTGTATTTTGTGTTTAGGTGCAATCATGTCTGATATGAATTTAGGCATCTATACGGCTCAACTGGATACTCAAAAACTGATTAATGCTAATTCTGAAAAAGTCAAAATTAAACATCATTTTTATCAGCCGATTTATTTAGGAGATTTTATTGCAGGATTAATCCCTAATCTTAGCTATCAAGAGTCAAACCCTTTAAATATCCAACCAGCTATCAAACGATTATCTAAAACCTTTGAATTTAAGACTGAAGATAAGTTAACATCAGGTCGATTTTATGAAGCAATTAATCATTTTTTGGATAATGATTTGCTGGTTATTTCTGACACAGGAGATTCAATTATAGCCAGTATTGATCTATTAATGCACAAAGGATCAGATTTTATTGGACAAGCCTTTTATTTATCAATTGGATATTCAATTCCGGCTTGTTTAGGGGCTTCTTTTGCTGCTCCCGATAAGCGTATTATTGTTTTGGTTGGAGATGGTGCTTTTCAGATGACAGCACAGGAATTATCAACAATTATTCGGCATCAACTCAATCCGATTATTTTCTTAATTAACAATGACGGTTATACCATTGAGAGAGTAATTCACGATGGAATTTATAACGATCTTCAAGCTTGGAAATATCATGAATTACCTCATATTTTTGGAGAGAGTTGGAGTTGTGAAGTTTCCACAGAAGGAGAATTACAAAAAGCCTTACTTTACGCAAAAATGAATACTCATTGTGTTTGTTTTATTGAAGTTCATCTTGATCGCTTCGATTGTTCTCCGGGTTTAATTCGCTTAGGCAAAGCCATTGAAAAAATGCAAAAATTAAGTAATTAATGGCTTATTGATGATGAGAATGATAATATTTCAGGGTAGCATAAATAGGCTTTTTAAACAAAGCTGGTGCATGATATTTGTGGGATATATCAATCCCTAAAACCGTTTTGACTGCATATAAACAATAGATGGCTCCTAAAAAGCCAAAAAATTTGAGCAATTGAGACAGCTTAGGCATAGTTACCCAGTAAATTATTAAGAATGACTCTATTATTGACCCTCCTTTTGACAAATCAATGGCTATAAGATGTCATTTCTATGACACAATAAAGAAAACTAACAAAAACAGTCAATTGAGGCCAGAGAGAATGACTAAATATGAGCATTTCTTAGGAGTATTATTAGTCTTTTACCTTCTAGTGATTGGTATTGGTGCTGCTTTACTGCTAATTATTAATTTTCCTAATCTTAACGATGGAAATCTCATCTTTCCTCATCTGGATGGAGATCAACCTCAATTTATTCCTTTTGGAACGATTATTCATAGTTCAGATTCAATTCTACTAATTTTAGCTTTTTTGTCAGGAATGGCCGGTAGTTTTCTCCATGCAGCACAATCTTTAAGTACCTATATCGGTAATAATAGGTTTAAAGCATCATGGGCAATTTGGTATTTTCTCAGACCTTGGATTGGTGGAATTTTAGGATTTGCCGTCTATCTTGTTCTACGCGCTGGATTGATAGGAGGAGGAAGTGTTGTTAATATTAATCCCTATGGTGTGATTTCTTTAGGAATTCTTGGGGGATGGTTTTCTAAGACAACAACCGACAAACTTCAAGAAGTCTTTGAAACCTTATTTAAAACCGATGCAGATGAAAATCGCAAAGACAAACTTAACCCAGATGAAAAGGAATTGAAAGCAACTGATAACCCCGATAATACTTAACAACAGATGCTATAAATAAATGTAGTAGATTGACATAGCTAATTGGGTGCGTTACGACGGATGGTTAAATCCTAGTCATAGCCAAGATTATAGCTTTCTAACGCACCCTACACTAATGCCCTATTTTAGTTGTGTCAATCTAGTAGGGTGGGTATTACCCAAATTACAGAGTTAATTCACAATATTAGTAAATCAGCGATTAATTAACCCATGGCTAATTTAGAACATCTTATGCTTTTACAACGGGGAAAAAGACAATGGTTAGATTGGCGAAAAAATAATCCCCAAATTGCCCCTAATCTTCAAGAAATTGATTTATCAGGGCAAAATTTTCAAGAAGCTTATTTCGTAGGAACTAATTTAAGTCAATCACACTTAGAAGGAATACAATTAGAGTTTGCTAATCTAGAAAAAGCCCAATTAGCTAATAGTAATTTGATTAAGGCTAATTTGAATTACGCTAATTTATCTCAAGCAAATTTAATTGGAGCCAATTTACGAGAAGCCAATTTAATCGCAGCGAATTTTAGTCAAGCGAATTTAATCGGCACTTGTTTAAGAAATACCCATTTAAGAGAAATTGATCTTACCCAAGCACAACTTAACCGTACTAATTTAAGTGAAGCGTGTGGAATAGAAGCTAACTTTTGTGAAGCAGATATTAGTCAAGGAGTCTTGTACCAAGCAGAATTACAGGGAGCCTATTTTTACCGTGCTAATTTGTTTCAAGCTCAACTCATTGAAACCCATTTATCTCATAGTTATTTCTTAAGAGCTAATCTCAGGGAAGTTAACGCTCAGTTTGTAGACTTACGCTGGAGTAATTTAACCCAAACTGACTTACGAGGAGCGAATTTTCAAGGAGCGAATTTTAGAGGAGCGAATTTGACGAATGCAGACTTAAGAGGAGCTAACCTAAAACAAGCCAATTTACGCGGTGCAATTTTACAAGGAACCCGCTTAGAAGGAGCGAATTTAGAAGGGATTAAATTAACCTAAGTTTAAGTTACAGAATTATCTAGGAAACCAATAGATATTTGTTACATTACTAGGGCAATGTACCTTGGTTAAATAGCGTAAATACATCGCTAATGTTTCTCCATTTAAAGGGGTAACTAAATAATCTTCTATACCTAATTTTCGGTTAATCCAAGGGATTCCTTGTCCCGCTTCATCACTCAAAGCAATAATCGGAACCTCTTTAAGTTGAGGATGTTCTCGTAATTGATTAGCCCAAGTTTTAACTTCATGTTCCGAGATATTAGCATCAATAACAATACTATCAATTGCTTGGGAAATTAACAAAGATTCAACGTCTTTTGGCTCATTAATAAAGATAGATTCTACATCATTAGAGGCTAACCATTGTTTCATTATGGTGAGTTTTTCGGTTTTTGGACTAATGATTAAAACCCTAAGTTTTGAGCACTGATGATTATGGCTAATGGGTTTATTTAATTCACACCATTTTCCTGAAACACAATCTTCTAAACACAGGGTACAACTGGGAATATCATAAATACGATCAACCGGATTAATAATCGGTAAATTACAACGGGCACACTCATTAACAGTACAATCTCCTTGCAGAAATTCTCCAAAACTATGACTATCTCCTTGTAAATGCAGTTGTTGATAATCAGAACGGTGTTCAAATTGTTGCCAAAACGTAAGAAACTCCTGATGATAACCGTGGTATTGATAGACTAATCCCTCAAAGGATAATTCGCCAGCAATGGGACTGGCAATTTTAATCCCACGACTAACAAAATAGGCAACATAACTCCGTAATAACTCAAGGTTGCTTATTCTATCGATGGGACTCTCTAAGTCGAAAGAAGAGGGAATAATTGGGGAAGAAACTGAAGTCTCAGTGCTGTTATCAACAGCCTTAAAACCCACGCGATCGCGTCCTTGTTTTTTAGCTTCATATAAAGCGTGATCCGCCTCGGAAATTAACATCGCTGGTAATAAACTTTCATCAGGAATAAAACTGGCTACCCCTAGGCTTAGGGTAACAAAAGGACTGACTTCTTGACAAGCTGAAGTCATCCTTAATCCTTTAACCTGAGAACGAATTTGTTCAGCAAGATAAAGAGCCCCTGATGCCTTAGTATTGGGTAAAAGAATTACAAATTCTTCTCCCCCATAACGTGCTACTAAGTCCCCTGGCCGATGAATACTCGTATTAATTGCTTGAGCAATTTTTTGTAAACAAAAATCCCCCTCCAGATGACCATAGGTATCATTGTAGGATTTGAAAAAATCGACATCACAAAGAATTAAAGAAAGAGGCTGTTTTTCCCTAGCCATGCGTCGCCATTCTTGAGTAAAATATTGTTCAAAATAGCAACGATTAGAAATTTGCGTTAAGCGATCAACAAAGGCAATTTGTTCGAGTTTTTGATTAATGGCATTGAGGTGTTGATAAAAGCTATCCTGTTGAATAGCTATGGCAATTTGGGAAGCTAATAAGGATAATAATCCGATTTCTGCGTTAGTCCACTGACGGGTATTTGAACATTGATGAGCGATAAGTAAGCCCCATAATTGCCCTGGAAGGGGCTGGTTAGAGCGATGTTCGCAATTGCTCCATTGAGGGGTTTCTAGGGTCAAAGAAGCCTGATTTTGTAGGATAGGAACAACAATTTTGGCTTTGACCTCGAAGAGATTATCCAGGGTCATCATACTTGATTCCCGATACCCTTCTTGATGAACATCGTTAATGGTCTGTATTTTCCCCTGTTGCCATCTTTGAATATCTTGAAAACTGAGAAATTGTCCCAGTCTTAAATGGAGCATGGTTTTCCAAGGCCGTTTACGACACTCTTCAATGACCGAAATTTCGCCAGAAGGGGTGATTTGAGCGACAATCACGCGATCAGCTTGCAAAAATTGGCTAATTCCTCTGACCGAGGTATGGAGAACATCGCGCACCGTAAAGGGAGCCGTAAGGGGTGTACTGAGGGGACTGAAGGAGCGATCGCTGGTTACATGAGAGTCTAATTGGCTTTTGTTAAGAGATTTTAAACAGTTTTGAGCGATACTTGCTACTTGATGTCCGTTATGGCTCGCCGGAGTTTCTGGTTCATTTTCATCCACACTGTAGGGAACTTCTTGATCACAATGGCGACAAAACCAACCTAATTTGCCCCGGCGAACATGAGATAATAAAGGCGATCCACACAAGGGACAATGATGTTGGTCAGCCATGCTTTCTTACCTAAAAAATTGAGTTTTTATTGATTGAATTAAAGTAATAATTTTAAAAAGGTTTTTGTATCTAAGACTATTATGGTTAGTTTTCCCTGTCAATCTATGAAATTTTCTAAAACTTAGTAAAATGACATACTTGTTAGCAAATCTTCATGAAAAATGAGAACCTGCGAGAAATTTCTGTTAATAAAAATTAAGCATTCTATTATGTCAGAAGGCAACAGGCAATAGGCAATAGGCAGAAGTTAATATCACTCCCCACCCTTCCCACACTCCCCCCACTCTCCCTATCCTCAAATGACCCAATCAAAGGATAATAGAGGTTAAATCGAGTCATAAAGAGACAGAAAGAATGAAGAGTAATAGCGCAATCAAAGTAGGGGTGTTAGGATTTGGCGGACTGGGACAAGCAGCAGCCAGAATACTGACCCCTAAACAGGAGATGATCTGGGTAGGTGCAGCCGATCTCAAGGGGTATGCTTATTGTGAGACAGGGTTAGATCCTGATCAGGCGATCGCAACCTATTATCAACAGGGTTCCATTGGCTATCTTGACCCAGAAGGGACGTTGAGCAACTATAGCATCCAAGAATTGATAGAAAACTCAGCAATTGATGGTTATTTCTTGGCCTTACCTAACCTTCCTAATACTTTTATGGCTGATGTCGCCAAGCAGTTTATCGCGTCAGGATGGCAAGGGGTCTTAGTAGACGCGCTAAAGCGTACTAGCGCGGTGGAACAATTACTCACCTTGCAACCCGAACTAGAAGCGGCTGGAATTACCTATCTAACAGGGTGCGGTGCTACCCCAGGGTTATTAACCGCCGCCGCCGTTGTCGCTGCCCAAAGTTACGCCGAGATTCACCAGGTTAAAATTACCTTCGGGGTGGGTATTGCCAATTGGGAAGCCTACCGTGCTACGATTCGGGAGGATATCGCCCATTTACCGGGATTTGACGTAGAAAAAGCTAAAGCCATGAGCGATGCCGAGGTAGAAGCCTTTTTAGACCAAACTAACGGCATTTTGACCCTAGAGAACATGGAACACGCGGACGATATTATGCTGGAATTGGCGGGTATTTGTCCGCGCGATCGCGTTATGGTTGGGGGTGTCGTAGATACCCGTAACCCGAAAAAACCTTTAAGTACCAATGTCCAAGTTACAGGACGTACCTTTGAAGGAAAAATTTCTACCCATACCTTTACGTTAGGGGATGAAACCAGTATGGCTGCCAATGTTTGTGGTCCAGCCTTTGGATATCTTAAAGCAGGGATGGCATTACGCGATCGCGGCATTTATGGGTTATTTACCGCCGCAGAAATCATGCCAAAATTTGTTCACTAAGGAAACATTAAGTAAGGTGCGTGAGGCTAATTGTGATTATTGAATCATGATCTAGAATTTATTATTATGCCGTAACGCACCAAAATTCACAGGAAATAGTTAGAATCCTAGTAATGACAGGGACTTAGTTTTTTTACTCCAGTTCCCTAATTACGTTAAATTTCCTATGAGAGATCAAAAAAATGCAGCCAATAAACCCAATAGTTACCCAAAACTCTCTCTATGAACAAGACTTTTTTCAATGGTTAGAAAAAACAGCAACTAACTTGAGAGAAGGCAAACTTAGTGAAATTAATCTTGAAGAATTAGCAGAGGAACTGGAGGCTTTGGGACGGTCAGAAAAGCAAGAATTAGAAAATCGTCTAGAAGTTTGATTAGCTCATCTCCTAAAACGAATTTATCTTGATAGTGCCTATGATAATCGAGGTTGGGAATTAACCATTGCTGAACAAAGACGTAAACTTCGTCGGTTGCTCAAAAAGTCCCCAAGTCTTAAAGTCTACTTTAATGAAGTATTTGAGGAAATTTATCAAGATGCTCTTGCTCAAGTAAAAATGGAATATAAAAAACCTTTTTTTCCGAATACTTGGCCATTTAATCCAGAAGATGAAGCCATTTAACTGAAATTTTTTGGTCAATTACCTAGCCTTCTTACAGAATCTTTTCTCTGATTATGAATCAGCAAAAATGGAAAATTATTCTTAGTCTGAGTTTGGCTATTGGTTATTATATCTTAGCAGAACTCTCCCGTGCTGTGGCATCTACTCCAACCGATGTTACCCCCGTTTGGCCTCCCGATGGTCTTGGGGTCGCTGCTGTATTTTGTTTGGGTTATGAACTGTTACCAGGGGTATTTTTAGGGTCATTTCTAGCCAATATTTTTGCCTTTATTCATTGGGGTGATATTCTTCACTTAATTGAATCGATTTTTGCAGTTTTAATCATCGCTTTGGGAACTACATTAGGAACGTTTTTGGGAGTTTTTTTAGTAAAGAGAAGTATTAAAAATCGTCGTCCTTTTAATCAAGTTAAAGATGTTGTGTTATTTTTGCTTTATGCTGGATTAATTGGACCGGTTTTTAATGCTAGTTTTGGGATTATTGCCTTAGTATTTTGTGGACATATTTATGTTGATAATTCTAGGTTTTTTTGGTTAACGTGGTGGATTTCTAATGTCTCAGGAATTTGGGTCGTGGCTCCAGCTTTAATCAGTTGGCACGATGGGATTAAGGGGAGCTTCTCTCATTTGATAAATAGGATTAATCCTGGTCAATTAATTTGGATTAAAGTTAAAACAATAACCAATAAACAAAAGATTTTTGAGGCAACTATTTTATGGTTTTTAATTTGTCTGATGGGATACATTGCTTTCACTATTAGTTATCCTGTTGCTTATATGTTTATTCCTTGTTTAGTTTGGTCAAATTTTCGGTTTGGTCAAGTTGGTTCAACGACTTTTATTTTAATAATATCAGCGATCGCGGTTATTAATACAGTTCATGGTCAAGGGGTTTTTGCTCAAGATAATCTTACTGAATCTTTAATCTTATTACAATGTTTTATTACCGTTATTGTATTAACTAATTTAGTTATTTTAGCGACAATGAAAGAGAAGCAAGAAGTCATTGCTAGATTACAAAAGCAAGAAGCTAAGTTAAGGAAAAGTTCCGCCCAATTGGCCGCTAATCAAAAAGCTCTTGCAGAGCAAAATTTAGTATTACAAGAAGCTAAACAAGCAGCAGAAGCTGCCAATCGTGCAAAAAGTGAATTTTTAGCCAATATGAGCCACGAAATCCGCACACCCCTGAATGCAATTATTGGTTTTAGTGACTTGTTACAGACGTTAGTTAGAGATTATAAATCTCGTTCCTATCTTCGGTCAATTGTCTCTAGTGGTCATACTTTATTAGCGTTAATTAATGATATTCTTGATTTATCAAAAATTGAAGCAAATAAGTTAGAATTGCGCGAAGAACCCGTTAACTTAAAAGGATTAGTTCAAGAAATAAAACAAATTTTTTCAATGCAAGCTAGTCAAAAAAATATTGAATTAATTACTGACGTTTCTTCTGACATTCCTTTACTTATTGAATTTGATGAAATTCGGTTACGCCAAATTCTTTTTAATTTAGTCGGAAATGCTTTAAAATTTACTCAAAAAGGCTATATAAAAATAACCGTAAATTGTGATTATTTAGACTTAAATAAAATAACAATAAGAATCTATGTACAAGATACAGGAATTGGTATTCCATCGGATCAACATGATAGAATGTTTGAAGCTTTTACCCAAAAAGAAGGACAAATAACTCGCACTTATGGAGGAACAGGATTAGGATTAGCCATTACCAAAAGACTCACAGAAATGTTAGGAGGAACTATTAGTTTACACAGTGAATCTGAAAAGGGTAGCACGTTTTTGATGATCTTTCCTGATGTTACTATTCTCGAATTAGATACAATAGATAATTATCAATGTGAATTAGACGACAATTTAGATCAATTTCCTCCCTTAACTATTCTAGTTGCTGATGATGTCCTCTCTAATCAAGCTGTGATTCAAGGCTATTTTGAACAAACCAAACATAATCTCTATTTTGCGAAGGATGGACAAGAAGCTATTGAACTTATTAATACTATTCATTTTGACCTTATTTTGTTAGATTTGTTTATGCCAAATCTTGATGGCAAACAAGTTATTAAATATGTACATAATAATAAAAAAAAGAACCATATCCCCATTATTGTTATGACAGCATCAACCTTAGAAGAAGATCGAATTAGTTTAGAAAAAATTTGTCAAGGTTTTCTCTATAAACCGATTATTCGCTATCAGCTAACTGCTGCAATAAAAAAAATCTTTCCTTCAATCCCTTCTTCAGTATCAGCACTAGAAATCATGCCCCAAAAAACTGTAAAATTACCATTAAATCCAGAAATATTAAACAAACTTTCCGAATTAAAATTACACTTAGAAGAAGAAGAAAAAAATCAATGGTTTCAAATTAAAAAAACTATGATAAGAGGAGAAATAAGACAGTTTATTCAACGGCTAAAACCTTGGGGAGAAGAATATCAATATCCTCCTCTTTTAGATTATATTACTATCCTAGAACAACAATTTCATAGCTTTGATATAGAAAATATTACTCAAACAATAGAAGATTTTCCTAAAATTAGAAAAGCCATAGAAGATGATTTACTATGCTAGGAACAAATTGCGATCGCTTAATCATTTTTACCCGTTATCCCGAACCAGGAAAGACAAAAACTCGTCTTATCTCTAGTCTAGGTGCAAAAGGTGCAGCCAGGTTACAACGCCAATTAACCGAACATACGTTAAAACAAGTCAACCCATTAATAAATCAGCTTTCTTTCGCTATTTATTATAATGGAAATACTCAAGAAATGATGAAAAATTGGCTAGGAAATGATCTCAGTTACTACCCCCAACCCGAAGGAGATTTAGGACAAAAAATGCAATCTGCTTTTGCCGATTCTTTTAACTTAGGATATACTAAAGTAGTCATTATTGGCATTGACTGTCCTGCTCTTAATTCAACCATTGTTCAACAAGCGTTTAACTCATTGAATAACCATGATTTAGTTTTAGGAAAAGCAGCCGATGGGGGTTATTATCTAATTGGACTAAAACAGATTATCCCTCAATTGTTTAAAAATATTCCCTGGGGAACCAATCAAGTGTTATCAATCACTCAAACCATTGCCGAAAAACTCAATTTAACCTATTCCCTTCTTCGTACCTTAT is part of the Rippkaea orientalis PCC 8801 genome and harbors:
- the bioU gene encoding (S)-8-amino-7-oxononanoate synthase BioU; its protein translation is MKSNSAIKVGVLGFGGLGQAAARILTPKQEMIWVGAADLKGYAYCETGLDPDQAIATYYQQGSIGYLDPEGTLSNYSIQELIENSAIDGYFLALPNLPNTFMADVAKQFIASGWQGVLVDALKRTSAVEQLLTLQPELEAAGITYLTGCGATPGLLTAAAVVAAQSYAEIHQVKITFGVGIANWEAYRATIREDIAHLPGFDVEKAKAMSDAEVEAFLDQTNGILTLENMEHADDIMLELAGICPRDRVMVGGVVDTRNPKKPLSTNVQVTGRTFEGKISTHTFTLGDETSMAANVCGPAFGYLKAGMALRDRGIYGLFTAAEIMPKFVH
- a CDS encoding diguanylate cyclase domain-containing protein, giving the protein MADQHHCPLCGSPLLSHVRRGKLGWFCRHCDQEVPYSVDENEPETPASHNGHQVASIAQNCLKSLNKSQLDSHVTSDRSFSPLSTPLTAPFTVRDVLHTSVRGISQFLQADRVIVAQITPSGEISVIEECRKRPWKTMLHLRLGQFLSFQDIQRWQQGKIQTINDVHQEGYRESSMMTLDNLFEVKAKIVVPILQNQASLTLETPQWSNCEHRSNQPLPGQLWGLLIAHQCSNTRQWTNAEIGLLSLLASQIAIAIQQDSFYQHLNAINQKLEQIAFVDRLTQISNRCYFEQYFTQEWRRMAREKQPLSLILCDVDFFKSYNDTYGHLEGDFCLQKIAQAINTSIHRPGDLVARYGGEEFVILLPNTKASGALYLAEQIRSQVKGLRMTSACQEVSPFVTLSLGVASFIPDESLLPAMLISEADHALYEAKKQGRDRVGFKAVDNSTETSVSSPIIPSSFDLESPIDRISNLELLRSYVAYFVSRGIKIASPIAGELSFEGLVYQYHGYHQEFLTFWQQFEHRSDYQQLHLQGDSHSFGEFLQGDCTVNECARCNLPIINPVDRIYDIPSCTLCLEDCVSGKWCELNKPISHNHQCSKLRVLIISPKTEKLTIMKQWLASNDVESIFINEPKDVESLLISQAIDSIVIDANISEHEVKTWANQLREHPQLKEVPIIALSDEAGQGIPWINRKLGIEDYLVTPLNGETLAMYLRYLTKVHCPSNVTNIYWFPR
- a CDS encoding MASE1 domain-containing protein; translated protein: MNQQKWKIILSLSLAIGYYILAELSRAVASTPTDVTPVWPPDGLGVAAVFCLGYELLPGVFLGSFLANIFAFIHWGDILHLIESIFAVLIIALGTTLGTFLGVFLVKRSIKNRRPFNQVKDVVLFLLYAGLIGPVFNASFGIIALVFCGHIYVDNSRFFWLTWWISNVSGIWVVAPALISWHDGIKGSFSHLINRINPGQLIWIKVKTITNKQKIFEATILWFLICLMGYIAFTISYPVAYMFIPCLVWSNFRFGQVGSTTFILIISAIAVINTVHGQGVFAQDNLTESLILLQCFITVIVLTNLVILATMKEKQEVIARLQKQEAKLRKSSAQLAANQKALAEQNLVLQEAKQAAEAANRAKSEFLANMSHEIRTPLNAIIGFSDLLQTLVRDYKSRSYLRSIVSSGHTLLALINDILDLSKIEANKLELREEPVNLKGLVQEIKQIFSMQASQKNIELITDVSSDIPLLIEFDEIRLRQILFNLVGNALKFTQKGYIKITVNCDYLDLNKITIRIYVQDTGIGIPSDQHDRMFEAFTQKEGQITRTYGGTGLGLAITKRLTEMLGGTISLHSESEKGSTFLMIFPDVTILELDTIDNYQCELDDNLDQFPPLTILVADDVLSNQAVIQGYFEQTKHNLYFAKDGQEAIELINTIHFDLILLDLFMPNLDGKQVIKYVHNNKKKNHIPIIVMTASTLEEDRISLEKICQGFLYKPIIRYQLTAAIKKIFPSIPSSVSALEIMPQKTVKLPLNPEILNKLSELKLHLEEEEKNQWFQIKKTMIRGEIRQFIQRLKPWGEEYQYPPLLDYITILEQQFHSFDIENITQTIEDFPKIRKAIEDDLLC